A section of the Spirosoma pollinicola genome encodes:
- a CDS encoding helix-turn-helix domain-containing protein produces MDKIKKVDSVSQFNAKRGQQTLHPLVSVLDQSKSTLIQPARQLSELYIIFLKDAKCSPLQYGRNQYDYQDETLLFIAPGQVFGFDEDVDTLQPNGWALAFHPDLLRGTSLGKHIKDYDFFSYDVNEALHISDRERQLVLECFQKIQYELDHPIDKHSRTLIVSAIELFLNYCVRFYDRQFITREHLNKDVLVRFEELLDTYFDSDKPQTLGLPSVGYCADQLNLSANYFGELVKKETGKSAKDYIHTKVIEVAKEKVFDASKSISEVAYNMGFKYPQHFTRLFKQHVGQSPNEYRMASN; encoded by the coding sequence ATGGATAAAATCAAAAAAGTAGACAGTGTTTCCCAGTTCAACGCCAAGCGCGGACAGCAAACCCTGCATCCGTTGGTGAGCGTGCTGGATCAGTCTAAATCGACCCTCATCCAGCCCGCCCGTCAGTTGTCGGAGTTATACATCATCTTTTTGAAAGATGCCAAGTGTTCACCGCTGCAATACGGTCGGAATCAATATGACTACCAGGATGAAACGCTGCTGTTCATTGCACCGGGACAGGTGTTTGGCTTCGATGAAGACGTAGACACGCTCCAGCCGAACGGATGGGCACTGGCTTTCCACCCCGATCTGCTTCGTGGAACGTCATTGGGGAAGCACATTAAGGACTACGATTTTTTTAGCTACGACGTCAACGAAGCCCTGCATATCTCTGATCGGGAGCGGCAGCTGGTGCTCGAATGCTTCCAGAAAATCCAGTACGAACTGGATCACCCCATCGATAAACACAGCCGGACGTTGATCGTCAGCGCCATTGAGCTGTTTCTAAACTACTGCGTCCGGTTTTACGACCGGCAGTTTATCACCCGCGAACACCTGAATAAAGATGTTCTGGTCCGGTTTGAAGAACTACTGGATACTTATTTCGACTCCGATAAACCCCAGACATTGGGCCTGCCGTCGGTAGGCTACTGCGCCGATCAACTGAATTTATCGGCCAACTATTTCGGTGAGCTGGTCAAGAAGGAAACTGGCAAATCGGCTAAGGACTATATCCACACCAAGGTGATTGAGGTAGCGAAAGAAAAAGTGTTCGATGCCAGCAAGTCGATAAGCGAAGTGGCTTACAACATGGGTTTCAAATATCCCCAGCACTTTACGCGGCTGTTCAAGCAGCACGTCGGCCAATCCCCGAATGAATACCGGATGGCATCGAATTGA
- a CDS encoding GMC oxidoreductase produces MNLNLKAQAANTFDAIVVGSGVSGGWAAKELTQKGLRVLMLERGRDLEHVTGYTTAQKDPWEFAHRGRNILPTEKQEPDFRVRPYNEQNGDFSFDDRKAPYKEIHPFAWYRPDILGGKSIMWGRQSYRFSEMDFESNARDGFGTDWPIRYKDLAPWYSYVERFAGISGNKEGLSQLPDGEFLPPMELNCVEEHVRERLKTRMNRVLTIGRTANLSQANPVHTSVGRAPCQYRNKCAQGCPYGGYFSTLSATLPAARQTNRLTVRPDSIVSEVLYDEKSNRAKGVRVIDSKTHQTTEYYARIIFLNASAMSTNFILLNSVSSRFPNGFGNDSGTLGKYIMDHHFQAGANAQADGLGFDDKYYYGRRANGIYIPRYRNIGTDKREYLRGFGYQGGASRSSWQRLIAEAAGAESSFGADLKEQATQPGPWNMGIMGFAECLPYEDNQITLNRNRLDKWGLPTLNFDVRFRENEHLMQKDMMNDAAEMLEAAGLKNISTYNNHSVPGGAVHETGGARMGRDPKTSMLNATNQLWAAKNVFVTDGASFASIACQNPSLTFMALTARAADFAISELKRKNL; encoded by the coding sequence ATGAACTTAAATTTAAAAGCACAGGCTGCCAATACGTTCGATGCCATTGTGGTGGGGTCGGGCGTTAGTGGTGGCTGGGCGGCAAAAGAACTTACCCAAAAAGGTCTGCGCGTGTTGATGCTTGAGCGGGGCCGTGACCTTGAGCACGTAACGGGTTACACAACAGCACAGAAAGACCCCTGGGAGTTTGCTCATCGCGGACGTAACATTTTGCCTACGGAAAAACAGGAGCCTGATTTCCGTGTCCGCCCGTACAACGAACAAAACGGCGATTTTTCATTCGACGATCGGAAGGCACCTTACAAGGAAATTCACCCCTTTGCCTGGTATCGCCCTGACATACTGGGTGGTAAGTCAATTATGTGGGGGCGGCAGAGCTACCGCTTCAGCGAGATGGATTTTGAATCCAACGCCCGTGATGGCTTCGGCACCGACTGGCCGATACGCTACAAAGACCTGGCTCCCTGGTACAGTTATGTCGAGCGTTTTGCGGGAATTTCGGGCAATAAAGAGGGGCTTTCGCAGTTGCCGGACGGTGAATTTTTGCCGCCAATGGAGTTGAATTGTGTGGAGGAACACGTTCGCGAGCGATTGAAAACCAGAATGAACCGCGTGCTCACCATTGGCCGAACGGCAAATCTGTCGCAAGCGAATCCGGTGCATACATCCGTGGGGCGAGCCCCGTGTCAATACCGAAATAAATGCGCCCAGGGCTGTCCATACGGTGGCTATTTCAGTACGTTATCCGCTACCTTGCCAGCCGCCCGCCAAACCAACCGACTCACCGTCCGGCCCGATAGTATTGTCTCTGAGGTTTTGTACGATGAGAAAAGCAATCGAGCCAAGGGCGTTCGGGTTATTGATTCAAAGACTCATCAAACAACGGAATATTATGCCCGGATCATCTTCCTGAATGCGTCGGCGATGTCCACGAATTTTATTCTGCTTAACTCCGTATCCAGTCGTTTCCCAAACGGATTTGGCAACGATAGCGGTACGCTGGGCAAATATATTATGGACCACCATTTTCAGGCGGGAGCCAATGCACAGGCCGACGGGCTGGGATTCGACGACAAATATTACTACGGTCGCCGGGCTAATGGCATTTACATTCCCCGCTATCGAAATATCGGCACCGATAAGCGGGAATACCTGCGGGGCTTTGGTTATCAGGGTGGTGCCTCACGGTCGAGCTGGCAACGGCTCATTGCTGAAGCGGCCGGGGCTGAGTCCAGCTTTGGCGCCGATTTGAAGGAACAAGCCACGCAGCCCGGCCCGTGGAATATGGGCATTATGGGGTTCGCGGAGTGTTTGCCCTACGAAGATAACCAGATTACCCTCAACCGGAACCGACTCGACAAATGGGGATTACCGACGTTGAATTTCGACGTTCGGTTTCGCGAAAACGAACATCTCATGCAGAAGGATATGATGAATGATGCCGCCGAAATGCTTGAAGCCGCCGGTCTGAAAAACATCAGCACGTACAACAATCATTCGGTACCCGGCGGGGCAGTTCACGAAACGGGCGGGGCGCGCATGGGGCGCGACCCGAAAACCTCGATGCTCAATGCAACTAATCAACTCTGGGCAGCCAAGAATGTATTTGTCACGGATGGAGCATCTTTTGCGTCGATTGCCTGCCAGAACCCATCGCTCACGTTTATGGCCCTTACGGCCCGAGCCGCCGATTTTGCCATAAGTGAGCTGAAAAGAAAGAATTTATAA
- a CDS encoding molybdopterin-dependent oxidoreductase: MSQPTEPKLPESDIPESVARRRMIQSFGWFALAAAVPVGVYEWITHSPKLLGVKKPLRRVLDVNEEVARTYFSNTHMVPTFSVQDAAQKARVNGYDGIKTPIPEDWKLQIDRPGAEPLMLTIDDVKALPKYDMVYEFKCIEGWSQVQHWSGARLSDFLEKYKLGTKSGNAPNPDATDDLFKHVGMETPDKGYYVGIDIESAMHPQTLLAYELNGEPITAPHGAPLRLIIPVKYGVKNLKRIGRIFFSDTRPRDFWTERGYDYYVGL, translated from the coding sequence ATGAGCCAGCCTACCGAACCGAAACTTCCCGAAAGCGACATTCCCGAATCGGTGGCCCGCCGACGAATGATACAATCATTTGGCTGGTTTGCCTTGGCTGCTGCGGTGCCCGTTGGCGTTTACGAATGGATTACGCACAGCCCGAAACTACTGGGTGTGAAGAAACCGTTGCGACGGGTGCTTGATGTCAATGAAGAGGTGGCCCGCACCTATTTCAGTAACACACATATGGTACCCACGTTTTCGGTACAGGATGCGGCTCAAAAAGCCCGCGTCAATGGCTACGATGGCATCAAAACACCAATTCCCGAAGACTGGAAACTGCAGATCGACCGGCCGGGTGCCGAACCGCTGATGCTAACTATCGACGACGTTAAGGCCCTGCCCAAATACGATATGGTGTATGAGTTCAAGTGCATTGAGGGCTGGAGCCAGGTGCAGCACTGGAGTGGCGCACGACTGTCCGATTTTCTGGAAAAATACAAACTCGGTACCAAAAGCGGCAACGCCCCCAATCCCGATGCGACCGACGATCTGTTCAAACACGTCGGTATGGAAACGCCCGACAAAGGCTACTATGTAGGCATTGACATAGAAAGTGCCATGCATCCCCAAACCTTACTGGCCTATGAACTGAATGGAGAGCCTATTACGGCACCACACGGGGCACCTCTCCGGCTGATTATTCCGGTTAAATACGGAGTAAAAAACCTTAAGCGTATTGGCCGGATTTTCTTTTCCGACACCCGCCCCCGCGACTTCTGGACCGAGCGGGGTTATGATTATTATGTAGGGTTGTAA
- the paoA gene encoding aldehyde dehydrogenase iron-sulfur subunit PaoA, with amino-acid sequence MDESNESMITRREMIAGTTAAVAALAFTNLTGVQAAPHTVPLSLAKVSFTVNGASHNLEMDTRTTLLDVLREHLQFTGTKKGCDHGQCGACTVLVNNQRINSCLSLALQHQGDTITTIEGIGTPKELHPMQAAFIKHDGYQCGYCTPGQICSAVAVLNEIKAGIPSHVSADLLENPKETNIELRERMSGNICRCGAYSNIAEAMSEVAGTI; translated from the coding sequence ATGGACGAGTCGAACGAGTCGATGATTACCCGGCGCGAAATGATTGCGGGAACGACAGCCGCCGTTGCCGCCCTTGCTTTCACGAACCTGACCGGCGTGCAAGCCGCCCCGCATACGGTGCCACTTTCGTTGGCGAAGGTGTCGTTTACGGTCAATGGAGCAAGCCACAATCTGGAAATGGACACCCGAACCACGCTGCTCGACGTGCTTCGGGAGCATCTTCAGTTTACGGGGACTAAAAAAGGTTGCGATCACGGTCAGTGTGGCGCGTGTACGGTGCTGGTTAATAACCAGCGGATCAATTCCTGCCTGTCGCTGGCCCTTCAACATCAGGGCGACACCATTACCACCATCGAAGGCATAGGCACGCCGAAGGAGTTACACCCCATGCAGGCGGCTTTTATCAAGCATGATGGCTATCAATGTGGCTACTGCACACCGGGGCAGATCTGTTCGGCCGTGGCGGTGCTGAATGAAATCAAGGCGGGCATTCCCAGCCACGTCAGCGCCGATCTGCTGGAGAATCCCAAAGAGACCAATATAGAGCTACGAGAACGAATGAGTGGCAATATCTGCCGGTGCGGGGCCTATTCAAACATTGCCGAAGCGATGAGCGAAGTGGCGGGAACTATCTAA
- a CDS encoding carboxymuconolactone decarboxylase family protein: MNHFLLTGSLIALSISSSLGQVSNKPTTQQTMTMNRIERTQKTYQALFQQEIMASKTDPELLTILQRFIFGEVFYVGNLTDKTRELITITALATNQTLPQLTAHTGAALNIGVTPLEIREVIYQLAPFIGYPKVLNSMDAINKVFESRHITLPLATQGTVQEGQRLEKGAEKQVPLYGDSMKQNMKTLPGEFAEAIPRLLTESCFGDFYTREGLDLKTRELMIFCALATLGGTERQMESHAVGNLKVGNDTETLLSAMVQLYPYIGFPRIANAIGVIREVKIDPATTTTDKR; this comes from the coding sequence ATGAACCATTTTCTTTTAACCGGCTCGCTGATTGCCCTGTCGATAAGCTCTTCACTGGGACAAGTATCAAACAAGCCTACTACTCAACAAACTATGACTATGAACCGCATTGAACGTACCCAGAAGACCTATCAGGCATTATTTCAACAGGAAATTATGGCCAGCAAAACCGACCCCGAACTGCTGACGATCCTGCAACGGTTCATCTTCGGCGAGGTGTTTTACGTTGGTAATCTGACCGACAAAACCCGGGAGCTAATTACGATTACAGCCCTGGCGACCAATCAAACCCTTCCCCAACTGACTGCGCACACCGGTGCCGCCCTAAACATTGGCGTAACGCCCCTCGAGATCAGGGAAGTCATCTACCAGTTGGCTCCCTTCATTGGCTATCCAAAGGTGCTAAACTCCATGGACGCTATCAACAAGGTGTTTGAAAGTCGTCATATCACCTTACCGCTGGCCACTCAAGGGACCGTACAGGAAGGGCAGCGGCTTGAGAAAGGCGCCGAAAAGCAGGTTCCGCTCTACGGCGACAGCATGAAGCAGAACATGAAAACCCTGCCGGGCGAATTTGCGGAGGCAATCCCGCGCCTGCTGACCGAATCGTGTTTTGGCGATTTCTACACGCGGGAAGGGCTGGACCTTAAAACCCGCGAACTGATGATCTTCTGTGCTTTAGCTACTCTGGGCGGCACCGAACGCCAAATGGAATCTCACGCGGTCGGGAATCTGAAAGTTGGTAACGATACAGAAACGTTGCTTTCGGCCATGGTGCAGCTTTATCCCTATATCGGCTTTCCTCGCATTGCCAACGCCATCGGCGTGATCCGGGAAGTGAAGATCGACCCAGCAACTACCACGACAGACAAACGATAA
- a CDS encoding MBL fold metallo-hydrolase produces the protein MMSILKWALPAVTGLMLTVGAQAQTTADSTQKKAEKKYQAGPRQARAPKTQPFGASAFGASKSTTIRWLGFAGFFVNSRGTTFMVDPVLEGFDMPVLIDFPIAPKDVPKLDAVLVTHADNDHFSVPTNQDLKSVTKAYHSTIYVDSLMQNLGLPAQGHTIGDTFKFGPIQVKLTTADHAYQNAYPGMSKRHFKNEDACGFWIETPDGNIWATGDSRLIPSHLTMPTPDAIFFDFSDSEWHFTFEGAVKIANAYPNTPLLLCHWGSVDSPDFAPFNGDPEKLAKAIVNPGRIKVLAPGEPYTLSRLKKSDKK, from the coding sequence ATGATGAGTATACTGAAATGGGCGTTACCCGCTGTGACCGGATTGATGTTGACAGTAGGTGCGCAGGCGCAGACAACGGCCGACAGCACGCAGAAAAAAGCAGAAAAGAAGTACCAGGCCGGGCCGCGTCAGGCCCGTGCGCCTAAAACGCAACCGTTTGGAGCCAGCGCCTTTGGGGCGTCAAAATCAACGACAATCCGGTGGCTGGGTTTTGCCGGTTTCTTTGTCAACTCACGCGGCACCACGTTCATGGTCGATCCGGTGCTGGAAGGGTTTGATATGCCCGTCCTGATCGACTTTCCGATTGCGCCCAAAGACGTACCCAAACTGGATGCCGTTCTGGTGACGCATGCCGATAATGACCATTTCAGCGTACCTACCAATCAGGACCTGAAAAGCGTAACGAAAGCCTATCATTCAACGATTTACGTCGACTCGCTGATGCAGAACCTGGGCCTGCCCGCACAGGGTCATACCATTGGTGATACCTTCAAGTTTGGACCTATCCAGGTGAAGCTCACCACCGCCGATCATGCGTACCAGAACGCCTATCCGGGCATGAGTAAACGTCATTTCAAGAATGAAGATGCCTGTGGTTTCTGGATCGAAACGCCCGACGGGAACATCTGGGCCACGGGCGATTCCCGCCTGATACCAAGCCACCTGACGATGCCCACACCGGATGCTATCTTCTTCGACTTCTCAGACAGCGAGTGGCATTTTACGTTCGAGGGCGCGGTGAAAATTGCCAATGCGTACCCGAATACGCCCCTTTTGCTGTGCCATTGGGGATCAGTAGACTCTCCGGATTTCGCGCCATTTAACGGCGATCCAGAAAAACTGGCCAAAGCAATCGTTAATCCGGGCCGAATTAAGGTGCTGGCCCCGGGCGAACCGTATACGCTCAGCCGGTTGAAAAAATCAGACAAGAAGTAG
- a CDS encoding cytochrome b/b6 domain-containing protein, whose amino-acid sequence MKRIVHKHPLAIRWFHWINFPVLFVMIWSGLLIYWAYDPYKITIGSYTLVSFFPDGFYTFLGAQRRLAEGMAWHWVFMWLFMLNGLAYVIYTFVSGEWRHLVPNRHSFREAIQVTLYDFGLRKTQPPFIKYNGAQKIAYFSIMLMGVGSVLTGFAIYKPTQFSWLTSLLGGYKAARLEHFVLTVGYVLFFFIHVWQVIRAGWHNFQSMVTGFEVVKPTDPERPSVLPDPISELPTEPILPTPTPALS is encoded by the coding sequence ATGAAACGAATTGTTCACAAACACCCACTGGCCATCCGGTGGTTTCACTGGATCAACTTCCCGGTTCTGTTCGTCATGATCTGGAGCGGGTTGTTGATCTATTGGGCCTACGATCCCTATAAAATTACCATCGGAAGCTACACGCTGGTTTCGTTTTTCCCGGATGGATTCTATACGTTTTTGGGTGCCCAACGTCGGTTAGCCGAGGGCATGGCCTGGCACTGGGTATTCATGTGGCTGTTCATGCTCAACGGGCTGGCTTATGTTATCTATACCTTCGTGTCGGGCGAGTGGCGACACCTGGTACCCAATCGACATTCGTTTCGCGAGGCTATTCAGGTGACACTCTATGACTTCGGTCTTCGCAAAACGCAACCGCCCTTTATCAAATACAATGGTGCGCAGAAAATCGCGTATTTCTCCATTATGCTCATGGGCGTTGGCTCCGTGCTGACGGGCTTTGCCATTTATAAACCAACACAGTTTTCGTGGCTGACAAGTTTGCTGGGCGGATACAAAGCGGCCCGACTGGAACACTTCGTTCTGACGGTTGGCTACGTCCTGTTTTTCTTCATCCATGTATGGCAGGTGATTCGCGCGGGCTGGCACAACTTCCAGTCGATGGTAACGGGTTTTGAGGTCGTTAAACCAACCGATCCTGAACGGCCATCGGTACTACCCGACCCTATCAGTGAGCTACCTACCGAACCGATTCTACCAACCCCTACCCCAGCCTTATCATGA
- a CDS encoding FAD binding domain-containing protein, whose protein sequence is MKTFTYERVHTPAEAAKAAVRTPGAKFLAGGTNLLDLMKLEIETPAHLIDVGKIGLDKIEPTPTGGLRIGALVSNTDLAANGTVRRDYGLLARAVLAGASGQLRNKATTAGNLLQRTRCPYFYDTNQLCNKRVPGSGCAAIAGFSRQLGIIGTSDSCIATYPGDMAVAMRALDAVVETVNPAGKTRTIPMAQFHRLPGKTPQVETALEKGELITAVVLPPPVGGVHIYHKVRDRSSYAFALVSVGAILQKDGSGRVAIGGIAPRPWRVEAAEKLLPSGAKAFTAQLLKGARPTNENEFKLALVEATLEAVLNEGGH, encoded by the coding sequence ATGAAAACATTCACCTACGAGCGCGTTCATACGCCAGCCGAAGCTGCAAAAGCCGCTGTCCGTACGCCGGGCGCAAAATTCCTGGCCGGGGGCACCAATCTCCTGGATCTGATGAAACTGGAAATTGAAACCCCCGCGCATTTAATTGACGTTGGAAAGATTGGCCTCGACAAAATTGAGCCAACGCCAACCGGCGGGTTGCGCATTGGGGCGCTGGTGAGCAACACCGATCTGGCCGCAAACGGCACCGTGCGTCGGGATTATGGCTTGCTGGCGAGAGCCGTGCTGGCGGGTGCTTCGGGGCAGTTGCGCAACAAAGCCACCACGGCGGGTAATCTGCTGCAACGTACCCGCTGTCCCTATTTTTACGACACCAACCAACTCTGCAATAAACGCGTGCCGGGTAGCGGCTGCGCGGCCATTGCCGGCTTCAGTCGCCAACTTGGCATTATTGGTACCAGCGACTCGTGTATTGCCACGTACCCCGGCGATATGGCGGTTGCCATGCGGGCCCTCGACGCGGTGGTAGAAACGGTAAACCCAGCCGGTAAAACCCGCACCATTCCAATGGCCCAGTTCCACCGCTTGCCGGGCAAAACGCCACAGGTAGAAACAGCGTTGGAAAAAGGCGAACTGATTACGGCGGTGGTGCTTCCGCCACCCGTAGGCGGGGTGCATATCTACCACAAGGTTCGCGACCGCAGCTCTTACGCCTTTGCGCTGGTTTCGGTAGGTGCGATTTTACAGAAAGATGGCAGCGGGCGCGTGGCGATTGGGGGTATAGCGCCCCGGCCCTGGCGCGTAGAAGCCGCCGAGAAACTACTGCCTTCGGGCGCGAAGGCGTTTACCGCTCAACTGCTGAAAGGCGCCCGGCCAACGAACGAAAATGAATTCAAACTGGCACTGGTTGAAGCCACACTGGAGGCCGTTTTAAACGAAGGGGGACACTAA
- the paoC gene encoding aldehyde oxidoreductase molybdenum-binding subunit PaoC: MKFETPAGINPIDQLKVIGKPTDRIEGPLKTTGTAKYAYEYNEAVSNHAYGYVVGAGIAKGRIKSIDQAKAKAAPGVLAIVTAANAGPTQPGKFYADRLLAGPEIDHYHQAIAVVVAETFEQARAAASLLKISYTKTKGAFDLAAAKDSAPVPKQGPFGGAPQTSVGDFAGAFASAPVTLDQTYTTPDQSHAMMEPHATIARWDGDNLTCWCSVQQLNWGARDLGAILGIPKENIRLISAFIGGGFGGKGTALSDIVMASLAAKAAGRPVKVALPRPLIFNNTTHRPATIQRIRIGATPDGTITAIGHESWSGNIPGGRTESATASTKLLYAGANRFTELRLAVLDLAEGNAMRAPGEATGMMTLEIAMDELAEKLNMDPVTLRIKNDTQVDPEKPGRKFSTRKLVECLQTGAERFGWNRRQAKPSTLRDGQWLIGMGVASAIRGAPIMKSAARVRLNRDGVVTVETDMTDIGTGSYTIIGQTAAEMMGVTLDKVVVKLGDSTFPESPGSGGQWGAASATSGVYAACTKLREAVAKSLSLPSEDAEFTNGQVRSGNRIYPLGEAAKSAELVVEDAMTYGTLSQEYAQDTFGAHFVEVGVNKFTGEIRVRRMLAVCHAGRILNPKAARSQVIGAMTMGVGAALMEELVVDKQVGFFVNHDLAGYEVPVHADIPHQEVILLEDLDPTMSPMKAKGVGELGLVGVAAAVANAVYNATGVRVRDYPITLDKLIGKINVNA, translated from the coding sequence ATGAAATTTGAAACGCCCGCAGGAATCAATCCAATCGACCAGTTGAAGGTGATTGGCAAACCAACCGACCGCATCGAGGGACCGTTGAAAACAACGGGAACGGCCAAGTATGCCTACGAATATAATGAGGCCGTATCGAATCACGCGTACGGGTACGTTGTCGGCGCCGGTATTGCTAAAGGACGCATCAAGTCCATCGACCAGGCAAAAGCAAAGGCCGCACCCGGTGTTCTCGCCATCGTGACAGCCGCCAATGCCGGACCAACCCAACCGGGGAAATTCTACGCCGACCGGCTACTGGCAGGGCCGGAGATCGACCATTACCACCAGGCTATTGCAGTGGTGGTTGCCGAGACCTTCGAGCAGGCACGGGCTGCGGCTTCGCTACTGAAAATAAGCTACACGAAGACCAAAGGAGCGTTTGATCTGGCAGCCGCCAAAGATTCGGCTCCCGTACCGAAACAAGGGCCGTTCGGGGGGGCACCGCAGACCAGCGTCGGTGATTTTGCCGGGGCGTTTGCGTCGGCACCCGTCACCCTGGACCAAACCTATACCACCCCCGACCAGTCGCACGCCATGATGGAGCCGCACGCCACCATCGCCCGGTGGGACGGTGATAATCTAACGTGCTGGTGTTCCGTGCAACAACTCAACTGGGGCGCGCGGGATCTAGGCGCTATTCTGGGTATTCCGAAAGAGAACATCCGGCTGATTTCGGCCTTCATTGGTGGGGGCTTCGGCGGAAAAGGTACGGCCCTGTCGGATATCGTAATGGCTTCGCTGGCGGCTAAGGCGGCTGGTCGTCCGGTGAAGGTGGCTTTACCCAGACCGCTGATCTTCAACAACACAACCCACCGACCGGCCACCATCCAGCGCATCCGAATCGGCGCAACACCCGACGGCACCATCACCGCCATTGGCCACGAAAGCTGGTCGGGCAATATTCCGGGCGGACGAACCGAATCGGCCACCGCGTCGACCAAGCTGCTGTACGCAGGGGCCAATAGGTTCACCGAGCTGCGGCTGGCCGTTCTCGATCTGGCCGAAGGCAACGCCATGCGTGCACCGGGGGAAGCGACGGGTATGATGACGTTGGAAATTGCCATGGATGAACTGGCCGAGAAGCTGAACATGGACCCGGTTACCTTGCGAATTAAAAATGATACGCAGGTAGACCCGGAAAAGCCAGGACGTAAATTTTCCACCCGAAAACTGGTCGAGTGCCTGCAAACCGGGGCTGAGCGTTTTGGCTGGAATCGGCGGCAAGCCAAACCCAGCACCCTGCGGGATGGGCAATGGTTAATCGGCATGGGCGTGGCGTCGGCCATTCGGGGGGCACCCATCATGAAGTCGGCCGCGCGGGTACGGCTGAATCGGGATGGCGTGGTTACGGTCGAGACCGACATGACCGATATTGGCACCGGCAGCTATACCATCATCGGGCAAACGGCCGCTGAAATGATGGGCGTTACCTTGGATAAAGTCGTAGTCAAACTGGGCGATTCAACATTCCCGGAATCACCGGGTTCCGGCGGGCAATGGGGCGCGGCCTCTGCTACGTCGGGCGTTTATGCCGCTTGCACGAAACTCCGCGAAGCCGTAGCGAAGTCGCTTAGTCTACCGAGCGAAGACGCCGAATTTACGAACGGGCAGGTTCGCTCAGGCAATCGGATTTATCCGCTTGGTGAAGCCGCCAAATCGGCCGAACTGGTGGTGGAAGATGCCATGACCTACGGTACCCTTTCGCAGGAGTACGCCCAAGATACCTTCGGCGCTCATTTCGTGGAAGTGGGCGTAAATAAGTTTACCGGTGAGATTCGGGTACGACGTATGCTGGCCGTTTGTCATGCCGGTCGTATTCTGAATCCCAAAGCCGCCCGCAGTCAGGTGATCGGGGCTATGACGATGGGCGTGGGAGCCGCCCTGATGGAGGAACTGGTAGTAGACAAACAGGTTGGCTTTTTTGTGAACCACGATCTCGCAGGCTATGAAGTGCCGGTTCATGCCGACATCCCCCATCAGGAAGTCATCCTGCTCGAAGACCTCGACCCAACCATGTCGCCCATGAAAGCCAAAGGAGTTGGCGAACTGGGTCTGGTCGGCGTAGCGGCAGCGGTCGCCAACGCCGTCTATAATGCAACCGGGGTCAGGGTTCGCGATTACCCAATTACGTTAGACAAGCTCATTGGCAAAATCAACGTAAATGCCTGA